A stretch of Chloracidobacterium validum DNA encodes these proteins:
- a CDS encoding ECF-type sigma factor — MPNATTLRKANPPKTPADAPNRCFTPPTGQVAFSQFIEEVYAELRHLAHAHMRREQPGHTLQTTALVHEVYLRLANCKGVSVTDRQQFFSLASRVMRHILVDYARAATSAKRGAGNRPAQLDGQWPAKELPIPEILALHEALQHLEAHDPHLGRVFELHAFGGLTNQEIATTLGVSLRTANRNLALSRAWMQRLLNGAGRRLESSPVAASSTV; from the coding sequence ATGCCCAACGCTACGACGCTCCGAAAAGCCAATCCTCCCAAGACTCCGGCTGATGCTCCTAATCGATGTTTTACGCCACCCACTGGTCAAGTTGCCTTCAGCCAGTTCATTGAAGAGGTATATGCCGAGCTACGCCATCTGGCGCACGCGCACATGCGGCGTGAGCAGCCTGGTCATACGCTGCAAACCACGGCGCTGGTTCACGAGGTGTACCTCCGGCTTGCCAACTGCAAAGGCGTCAGCGTGACCGACCGGCAGCAATTCTTCAGCCTGGCGAGTCGCGTCATGCGACACATTCTCGTGGATTACGCCCGCGCTGCCACATCTGCCAAGCGTGGCGCGGGCAACCGCCCAGCTCAGCTCGACGGACAGTGGCCAGCGAAGGAGCTTCCCATCCCGGAAATTCTGGCCCTGCATGAAGCCCTGCAGCACTTGGAAGCGCATGACCCGCACCTTGGGCGCGTCTTCGAGTTGCATGCGTTCGGTGGTCTCACCAATCAAGAGATTGCCACGACGCTCGGGGTGTCACTCCGCACGGCGAATCGAAACCTAGCGCTGTCTCGCGCGTGGATGCAACGGCTCCTGAACGGTGCCGGCCGCCGGCTTGAATCCAGCCCCGTTGCTGCTTCATCCACCGTTTGA
- a CDS encoding glucosaminidase domain-containing protein produces MTVRTQQVSRTSQVQRNPATPATVASRPQTAEVVTATSQEAAARRAELSLAGTATRARLTSELIYDGTRPAPGTTNTNAARPVEAPLRGHPNHRTAEIYNNVINQFAVAHNPRYAIRDSSGDGIKDTFCNIFVWDVTRAMGAEIPHWVDKRTNQPTTVYNYSQSRELDANSTMVWLRNHGAQHGWRPVSAEEAQRLANAGHPTMVGWQNPRGIGHVAIVRPGQINERGPAIAQAGSRNVNYAHVRDTFGNVPVEYWVNDQGRATAGPAPQPTPPASQPLPPAAPPPTGVPQETLRQGNRGESVRLLQQSLIRLGYMTEAAYNTGPGIFGPRTDAALRAFQRDAGITVDGIYGPQTRQALTQALARQAGATSYTVRPGDTLSVIAQRYRTTVDELVRLNGIRNPNLIYPGQVLRLPGTGPTPPPPAQPPSVGGTTPVGQIPRTGNAFIDRIAADAIRNQRATGVPASVTIAQAILESGWGRSALAQQANNFFGIKGTGPAGSVTMRTREVINGQSVYVNAQFRKYNTPQESFADHARLFTQSRRYAEAMRHTSDPFRFAAEIHRAGYATDPDYTRKLHDLMRQYNLTQFDVIARQTP; encoded by the coding sequence ATGACGGTCCGCACACAGCAGGTCAGTCGAACGTCTCAGGTACAACGCAACCCAGCAACACCAGCAACCGTCGCTTCCCGGCCACAGACGGCTGAAGTCGTGACAGCTACGTCCCAGGAAGCGGCTGCCCGGCGGGCAGAGCTGTCCTTGGCCGGCACAGCGACGCGCGCCCGACTGACGTCAGAACTCATCTACGATGGGACACGTCCGGCGCCCGGCACAACTAACACCAATGCGGCCCGCCCGGTCGAGGCGCCTCTGCGCGGACATCCGAACCACCGCACGGCGGAAATCTATAACAACGTCATCAACCAGTTTGCCGTGGCGCATAACCCGCGTTATGCCATCCGTGATTCCAGCGGTGACGGCATCAAGGATACCTTTTGTAACATTTTTGTCTGGGACGTTACCCGCGCCATGGGGGCTGAAATTCCCCACTGGGTGGACAAGCGGACGAACCAACCCACCACCGTGTATAACTACAGCCAAAGCCGTGAACTTGATGCCAACAGCACAATGGTCTGGCTGCGCAACCACGGGGCACAGCATGGCTGGCGGCCGGTGAGTGCCGAAGAGGCCCAGCGTCTGGCCAATGCGGGACACCCGACCATGGTTGGTTGGCAAAATCCACGCGGCATTGGGCATGTGGCTATCGTGCGCCCCGGCCAGATCAACGAACGTGGCCCGGCGATCGCGCAGGCCGGTTCACGGAATGTCAACTATGCTCACGTGCGAGATACCTTCGGCAATGTTCCGGTTGAATACTGGGTCAATGACCAGGGACGCGCAACCGCCGGGCCGGCACCCCAACCAACACCACCGGCTTCCCAGCCACTGCCCCCGGCTGCCCCACCGCCAACTGGCGTGCCACAGGAAACATTACGCCAAGGTAACCGTGGAGAGTCCGTACGCCTCCTCCAGCAATCCCTCATCCGGTTGGGCTATATGACTGAAGCCGCCTACAACACCGGCCCGGGCATCTTCGGCCCACGTACTGATGCGGCCCTGCGTGCTTTCCAGCGGGATGCGGGCATCACGGTGGACGGCATCTACGGTCCCCAAACCCGACAGGCGCTGACGCAGGCACTGGCACGCCAGGCGGGAGCGACCAGTTATACCGTCCGCCCCGGCGATACACTCTCCGTCATTGCCCAGCGGTATCGAACCACCGTTGATGAACTGGTGCGACTCAACGGCATCCGCAACCCTAACCTCATTTATCCGGGGCAGGTTCTCCGGTTGCCGGGCACGGGGCCAACGCCTCCACCGCCAGCGCAACCGCCAAGTGTTGGCGGGACAACTCCGGTCGGGCAGATTCCACGTACCGGTAACGCCTTCATTGATCGGATTGCGGCCGATGCCATTCGTAACCAACGCGCCACCGGTGTGCCGGCTTCCGTCACGATTGCCCAAGCCATTCTGGAAAGTGGGTGGGGACGTTCAGCATTGGCGCAGCAAGCCAATAACTTTTTTGGTATCAAGGGAACGGGTCCGGCCGGGTCGGTCACGATGCGAACGCGCGAGGTTATCAACGGCCAGTCGGTGTACGTCAATGCGCAGTTCCGCAAGTACAACACACCGCAGGAGTCCTTTGCCGACCATGCGCGGTTGTTTACGCAAAGCCGGCGCTACGCCGAAGCCATGCGGCATACCAGTGATCCCTTCCGTTTCGCTGCTGAAATCCACCGGGCTGGTTATGCCACCGATCCTGACTACACTCGCAAGCTTCATGACCTGATGCGGCAATACAATTTGACGCAGTTTGACGTGATTGCGCGTCAAACACCATAG
- a CDS encoding tetratricopeptide repeat protein: MKQPAFCFHFQVLAVAALAGLVWLMPQTTSQSKTLPTNDHGMVAFAQSNRRTDSRRSGPVKRPIRRTALINALRINGLSTAELVREIERRGVDFSLTPDVEEELLAAGATPEILLAVGANYRGTVSADATNNETDAPTPNPPSEPSTSSRLSGTPIRHPPPKPPEPDYDDVFEQGLAAVRADDFDLAIRHFTTAASLQPTNPRAFSMLGMTYLYWRPDLAAAESNMRRAMALGGNAIFRVRHDHDGFFSTFCVGSLFISANDITFRADDGEHTFAATRDIIREVKLNSFVGSEYGAFHIKVRSEQNKVKNFNFAPGSNQRYEAELAVRLYDAGQEMNRLYRD; this comes from the coding sequence ATGAAACAACCGGCTTTTTGCTTCCATTTCCAAGTTCTTGCCGTGGCTGCCTTGGCCGGGTTGGTTTGGCTCATGCCACAGACCACAAGCCAGTCAAAGACGCTACCAACCAATGACCACGGGATGGTCGCGTTCGCCCAGTCAAATCGCCGAACTGATAGCCGGCGGTCTGGACCGGTCAAACGTCCCATTCGGAGGACAGCCCTCATCAACGCCCTGCGAATCAACGGACTCTCAACGGCGGAGTTGGTGCGTGAAATTGAACGCCGGGGTGTGGATTTCAGCCTGACGCCCGATGTGGAAGAAGAACTTCTGGCAGCCGGAGCGACACCAGAGATACTGCTGGCCGTAGGTGCCAACTATCGTGGCACGGTGTCAGCCGATGCCACAAACAACGAGACGGACGCTCCCACGCCTAACCCACCATCGGAGCCATCAACCTCATCCAGATTATCAGGAACACCGATTCGTCACCCGCCCCCAAAGCCGCCTGAGCCAGACTACGATGACGTTTTTGAACAGGGTTTGGCCGCCGTGCGGGCGGATGATTTCGATCTCGCCATCCGACACTTCACCACTGCGGCAAGCTTACAACCCACCAACCCACGGGCCTTTTCGATGCTGGGCATGACGTACCTTTATTGGAGGCCAGACTTGGCGGCAGCGGAGTCCAACATGCGACGCGCGATGGCTTTGGGGGGAAATGCCATCTTCCGCGTCCGCCACGACCACGATGGATTCTTCAGTACGTTTTGCGTGGGGTCGCTTTTTATAAGCGCCAACGACATTACCTTCCGAGCGGATGATGGCGAGCACACTTTTGCCGCTACTCGCGATATAATTCGGGAAGTCAAACTCAATAGTTTTGTCGGGTCGGAGTATGGGGCATTTCACATCAAGGTTCGTTCCGAACAAAACAAGGTGAAAAACTTCAACTTTGCTCCGGGCAGCAACCAACGGTACGAGGCTGAACTTGCTGTGCGGCTGTACGATGCCGGGCAGGAGATGAACCGGTTGTATCGAGATTAG
- a CDS encoding serine/threonine-protein kinase, producing MIGSVIGTYRVTACLGTGGMGTVYQGVDVMLDRPVAIKVLKPELVANPQLIERFRTEAVLLGKLNHPNIATLYGFLPIGNQQFAMVMEFLPGTSLETLLQQRGAMPLPMAVPLFSGVLDAIGHAHRQGIIHRDIKPSNVMVLPDGTPKVMDFGIARALGSSHQTRVGAIVGTLEYMSPEQIQGKETDARSDIYSLGILLYEMLTGRVPFAADSEYALLQAHIQASPPPPRVFTPDIPEIVAQVVLRALEKDPNRRFQTAGEFKLALVAATTPSLAAIPSDVRVALSLSGTSNGLTSPICPPPSPSPAASKMLPPFHQTALPPSPVVATKSSDVWLKVIAWSLAGVAALVFVLATLAYVWVHRGGAVPESRTPAASQPPSHEEAISLPPATNTALPPPERDPLEVPPPSRSDPPGVLIPDVLPPRSGGVISPEPPSTSEEVAPKKQPPKRTGKDQSGVSERERRRRKALEALDQ from the coding sequence GTGATTGGCAGTGTGATTGGAACCTACCGCGTCACCGCTTGCCTCGGCACTGGGGGCATGGGCACGGTGTACCAAGGCGTGGATGTGATGCTCGACCGTCCGGTGGCCATCAAAGTGCTCAAACCCGAACTGGTCGCCAACCCGCAGCTTATTGAGCGATTTCGCACCGAGGCCGTGCTGTTAGGGAAGCTGAATCACCCAAACATTGCGACGCTCTATGGGTTCCTGCCGATTGGCAATCAGCAGTTTGCCATGGTGATGGAGTTTCTGCCTGGCACTTCGCTGGAGACATTGCTGCAACAGCGCGGGGCGATGCCACTACCCATGGCTGTGCCGCTCTTTTCCGGCGTCCTGGACGCCATCGGCCATGCCCATCGGCAAGGCATCATTCACCGTGACATCAAGCCGTCCAATGTCATGGTGCTGCCGGACGGGACGCCTAAAGTCATGGACTTCGGCATTGCACGCGCGTTGGGCAGCAGTCATCAGACGCGCGTTGGCGCAATCGTCGGCACACTCGAATATATGTCGCCCGAACAAATTCAGGGAAAAGAAACCGACGCTCGCAGCGACATCTACTCGCTTGGCATCTTGCTGTATGAAATGCTGACGGGGCGGGTGCCGTTTGCCGCAGATAGTGAGTATGCCTTGCTCCAGGCCCATATTCAGGCTTCACCACCGCCGCCGCGTGTTTTTACCCCGGACATACCCGAAATCGTCGCACAGGTTGTCTTGCGGGCCCTTGAAAAAGACCCTAATCGGCGTTTTCAGACGGCAGGCGAATTCAAACTGGCGCTGGTTGCCGCAACCACTCCCAGCCTAGCTGCCATACCAAGCGATGTGCGTGTGGCGTTATCGCTCTCAGGTACATCCAACGGACTGACATCTCCGATTTGCCCACCGCCCAGCCCATCGCCCGCGGCCAGCAAGATGCTGCCACCGTTTCACCAAACGGCACTCCCCCCGAGTCCGGTCGTTGCTACCAAATCAAGTGATGTTTGGCTCAAGGTGATTGCGTGGAGTCTCGCCGGTGTCGCGGCCTTGGTATTTGTGTTGGCAACGTTGGCTTATGTGTGGGTGCATCGCGGCGGGGCCGTACCGGAAAGTCGTACCCCGGCAGCTTCCCAGCCGCCAAGCCATGAAGAAGCCATATCACTTCCACCAGCTACAAACACTGCGTTACCCCCACCGGAGAGGGATCCCCTAGAGGTTCCTCCACCATCTCGGTCTGACCCACCGGGCGTCTTGATTCCCGATGTTCTGCCACCACGGAGCGGCGGCGTCATCAGCCCAGAGCCGCCCAGTACGTCTGAAGAAGTCGCGCCCAAAAAACAACCACCAAAGCGCACTGGCAAGGACCAGTCCGGCGTGAGTGAGCGTGAGCGCCGCCGGCGCAAGGCGCTCGAAGCCCTCGACCAGTGA
- a CDS encoding PP2C family protein-serine/threonine phosphatase, which translates to MRSVGNVSVTYPKLTIAMLSDVGCRRQVNEDFALYESPPPTSLEAARKGMLALVADGLGGHVGGEIASQMAAEIVRHVYYAESGEPEAVLRQAFVEANRMIWETAQRRPALRGMGTTCTALVIRGDEAFAAHVGDTRLYLVRDGSIYQMTEDDSEVMAYVRAGRMTRAAAEQHPEKNVLLKALGTKPDLTPSLWQRPLRVCCGDRFLLTSDGLHDLVTDDEMRALAHELAPEEACQRLVELARSRGGPDNVTVGIVWASYQNGASHVDVPSPAVPRETREVRVGS; encoded by the coding sequence ATGCGGAGCGTAGGTAATGTTTCCGTTACGTATCCAAAGTTGACAATCGCCATGTTGAGCGATGTCGGCTGTCGGCGCCAAGTCAACGAAGACTTTGCGCTTTATGAAAGCCCACCGCCTACAAGCTTGGAAGCCGCGCGCAAAGGCATGCTGGCATTGGTTGCCGACGGACTGGGCGGCCACGTCGGTGGTGAAATCGCCAGCCAGATGGCCGCCGAGATTGTGCGCCATGTGTATTACGCCGAATCGGGCGAACCAGAGGCGGTTCTACGCCAGGCATTTGTCGAGGCCAACCGCATGATTTGGGAAACGGCTCAACGTCGTCCAGCGCTCCGTGGCATGGGCACGACCTGCACGGCGCTCGTCATCCGGGGCGACGAGGCCTTTGCCGCCCACGTTGGTGATACTCGTCTGTATTTGGTTCGAGACGGCAGCATCTACCAGATGACTGAAGACGATTCAGAGGTCATGGCCTATGTCCGCGCAGGGCGAATGACGCGCGCCGCGGCCGAGCAGCATCCAGAGAAAAATGTCTTACTCAAAGCCCTTGGGACAAAACCAGACCTCACGCCAAGTCTGTGGCAGCGTCCGCTCCGAGTGTGCTGCGGCGACCGGTTTTTACTGACTTCAGATGGACTGCATGACTTAGTCACTGACGACGAGATGCGTGCGCTTGCGCATGAACTAGCGCCAGAGGAAGCGTGCCAGCGGTTGGTTGAGTTGGCCAGATCACGTGGTGGCCCGGACAACGTGACCGTTGGTATCGTGTGGGCGTCCTATCAGAACGGGGCTTCGCATGTGGACGTTCCGTCACCCGCCGTTCCACGCGAAACCCGAGAAGTGAGGGTAGGGTCGTGA
- a CDS encoding trypsin-like peptidase domain-containing protein has translation MATSTYASPTVTKILLRHLSGSRVNQVEEFRIAHLTELDIGRDSGCQVRYDPDRDDLVGRHHAKINIESGDPPIFTLKDLGSRNGTYVNRQRIAAPVRLYPGDVVQLGPGGPEFMFDVEPHPPEALRPTRIAGEALTPPPKATRVADARPNGPSPMAVMPASVPPTGSIPGNFQTPVPLPTAPGGGIGKATVERMIGQAKSDNRLTIVLVASLVLVIVAGVVGYLGYLGYKQQKQVDTKIAATQEHAERVKQQAEAARSEVERQKADAPLDPSAIAAANSAAVVYLEVGWKLIYTQTGQQLYHCFRDGMPLFVRLEDGTTEPWLTTRPDGNRPIGGEHTGTGFVVGEEGFILTNRHVAASWKSRYEFPDATGMVFDVRTGNVSFLTQLPEWVPSETKQAGGKFLQGGFEGRNDYLYATFANKTQRILGQLSVASDRHDVALVKIGVPGRIKPVELFDSYDNIKPGDSVTVLGYPGLTPKKYGVIASKDLFNREAQTRVVPNVTVSSGVISALLRDDTSTTAAGRDRVVSVMGDSYQLSINSTGPGNSGGPVFDNRGRVVAVFNAGAERVTYAVPIRYGLELMNPAGR, from the coding sequence ATGGCCACGTCAACCTACGCTTCACCAACCGTTACCAAAATTCTTCTGCGTCATCTGAGCGGTTCGCGCGTCAATCAGGTTGAGGAGTTTCGAATTGCGCATCTCACCGAACTTGACATCGGGCGCGACAGTGGCTGCCAAGTGCGTTATGACCCAGACCGTGACGACTTGGTGGGCCGTCACCATGCGAAAATCAACATTGAAAGTGGCGATCCTCCAATCTTTACCCTGAAAGACCTTGGCAGCCGAAATGGAACCTATGTCAATCGGCAGCGGATTGCGGCTCCGGTTCGGCTTTATCCAGGCGATGTCGTCCAGCTCGGACCCGGTGGACCGGAGTTCATGTTTGACGTTGAGCCGCACCCACCTGAAGCTCTGCGTCCCACGCGCATTGCCGGCGAAGCGCTGACCCCGCCACCCAAGGCGACCCGTGTAGCAGATGCCCGACCCAACGGTCCGTCACCAATGGCTGTCATGCCAGCGTCTGTGCCACCGACCGGCAGCATCCCCGGAAACTTTCAAACGCCGGTTCCGTTGCCGACTGCACCCGGCGGTGGGATTGGGAAAGCCACCGTTGAGCGGATGATCGGCCAGGCCAAGAGCGATAACCGCCTCACCATTGTCCTTGTGGCATCGCTGGTGCTCGTCATTGTTGCGGGCGTGGTTGGTTACCTGGGCTATCTCGGTTACAAGCAGCAGAAACAAGTCGATACGAAAATCGCTGCCACTCAGGAACATGCTGAGCGGGTCAAGCAGCAGGCAGAAGCCGCGCGTTCAGAAGTCGAGCGCCAAAAAGCGGATGCGCCACTGGACCCAAGCGCTATTGCGGCGGCAAACTCAGCTGCGGTGGTGTATCTCGAAGTTGGCTGGAAGCTGATTTACACCCAAACCGGTCAACAGTTGTACCACTGTTTCCGGGATGGCATGCCGCTGTTTGTCCGGCTCGAGGATGGAACGACTGAACCCTGGCTGACGACCCGCCCCGACGGCAACCGGCCCATCGGCGGTGAGCACACCGGCACGGGTTTTGTCGTCGGTGAAGAAGGCTTCATCCTCACGAACCGTCACGTTGCGGCAAGCTGGAAGTCACGTTACGAGTTTCCAGACGCAACCGGGATGGTCTTTGATGTCCGGACTGGCAACGTCAGTTTTCTGACGCAGTTGCCCGAATGGGTGCCCAGTGAAACCAAGCAAGCCGGTGGGAAGTTTCTCCAGGGTGGGTTTGAGGGCCGCAATGACTACCTTTACGCGACGTTTGCCAACAAAACGCAGCGTATCCTAGGACAGCTTTCCGTGGCCTCGGATCGCCATGACGTTGCCTTGGTCAAAATCGGTGTTCCTGGGCGGATCAAGCCTGTCGAACTGTTTGACAGTTACGACAACATTAAGCCGGGCGACAGTGTGACGGTCCTGGGCTATCCAGGCCTTACACCGAAAAAGTATGGCGTCATTGCGTCAAAGGACCTCTTCAACCGCGAGGCACAGACGCGGGTTGTTCCCAATGTCACGGTCAGTTCCGGTGTGATTAGTGCGCTGCTGCGGGATGACACCTCAACGACTGCTGCCGGACGTGACCGTGTCGTCAGTGTGATGGGCGACAGCTATCAGCTTTCCATCAACTCAACCGGACCTGGTAACAGCGGTGGACCGGTCTTCGATAACCGCGGGCGGGTCGTGGCGGTATTCAACGCCGGAGCGGAGCGTGTCACCTACGCCGTGCCGATTCGTTATGGGTTGGAGCTAATGAATCCTGCTGGTCGTTAG